AGACCACCGGCGTAACGCATCAGATCGTTGTCGCTGAAGCCCTCGGCGCTCACCAGCTGAGTGACCCGGGGTTTACCTTCGGTCAGGGTGCCGGTTTTATCCACCACCACGGTGTCCACCTTTTCCATGCGCTCCAGGGCTTCAGCATCACGAATCAGCACGCCACTCTGGGCGCCGCGGCCGACGCCGACCATGATGGACATGGGGGTTGCCAGACCCAGTGCACATGGGCAGGCAATGATCAGAACACTCACGGCGGCGATCAGGCCGAAGGCCATGGGCGGCGTGGGCCCAAGAACAGACCAGGCGATAAAGGCGATGATCGCAATCACGATGACTGCTGGCACAAAGTAACCCGCGACCTTATCCGCCAAACCCTGGATGGGTGCACGGCTGCGTTGTGCGCTGACCACCATCTGCACGATCTGGGACAGCATGGTATCGCGGCCCACCTTGTCGGCCCGCATAATGAAACTGCCCTGCTGATTGATGCTGCCGCCAATCACCAGATCTCCGGCTTTCTTGCTGACCGCCAGCGGTTCGCCGGTGACCATGGATTCATCAATGTTTGAACTGCCTTCAAGCACCTCACCGTCGAGGGGCACCTTGTCGCCCGGCCGTACCCGCAGACGATCGCCCACCTTGACCTGGTCCAGCGACACATCCGACTCACTGCCGTCATCGCCCAGTTTCCTGGCCGTGGCCGGAGCCAGATCCAGCAGCGCCTTGATGGCGCCGGAGGTTTTCTCCCGCGCCCGCAATTCAAGAACCTGCCCAAGCAGCACCAGCACCACGATAACCGCCGCCGCCTCGAAATAGACCGCCACCGAACCGTCGTCCTGGCGAAACGCGCCCGGGAATATCTGGGGGGCCAGGGTTGCCACCAGGCTATAGATGAGAGCGACCCCCGTACCAATGGCAATGAGCGTGAACATGTTCAGGTTACGGCTGACCACCGATTTCCAGCCACGCACAAAAAAGGGCCAGCCACACCAAAGGACGACGGGCGTTGCCAGCACCAACTGGATCCAGTTGGACATTTGCGGGGCCACTAGATGATCAAGCCCGGTGAGGTGCCCTCCCATTTCCAGAACCAGCACCGGAAAGGCGAGGAGAAGGCCAATCCAGAATCGGCGGGTCATGTCCCTGAGTTCTTCCGAGGGGCCGTCGTCCAGGCTGACCTGCTCAGGCTCCAGGGCCATCCCGCAAATCGGGCAGTCGCCCGGGCCCTGTTGCCGGATT
The nucleotide sequence above comes from Marinobacter gudaonensis. Encoded proteins:
- a CDS encoding heavy metal translocating P-type ATPase translates to MAEHRHAHHHNDHDHSHHNHDHGQTGGDEHTVKDPVCGMSVDPHSAEHRSQHAGRTWYFCSAGCQSKFEQDPDRYLGDNNREEEPVAPGTMYTCPMHPEIRQQGPGDCPICGMALEPEQVSLDDGPSEELRDMTRRFWIGLLLAFPVLVLEMGGHLTGLDHLVAPQMSNWIQLVLATPVVLWCGWPFFVRGWKSVVSRNLNMFTLIAIGTGVALIYSLVATLAPQIFPGAFRQDDGSVAVYFEAAAVIVVLVLLGQVLELRAREKTSGAIKALLDLAPATARKLGDDGSESDVSLDQVKVGDRLRVRPGDKVPLDGEVLEGSSNIDESMVTGEPLAVSKKAGDLVIGGSINQQGSFIMRADKVGRDTMLSQIVQMVVSAQRSRAPIQGLADKVAGYFVPAVIVIAIIAFIAWSVLGPTPPMAFGLIAAVSVLIIACPCALGLATPMSIMVGVGRGAQSGVLIRDAEALERMEKVDTVVVDKTGTLTEGKPRVTQLVSAEGFSDNDLMRYAGGLEKGSEHPLAHAILEKAKGMDLTLPDAEDFDSPNGKGVTGRIDGRRVLLGNRLLMEAEGVDTRAFDERAEQLRSDGATVIFAAVEGKVAGLLAIADPVKETTEAAISALQKDGIRVVMLTGDNRTSAEAVARKLHIDEVEAEVLPEDKGKIVQRLKDEGRIVVMAGDGVNDAPALATADVGVAMGTGTDVAIESAGITLLRGDLMGIVEARRLSLATMRNIRQNLFFAFVYNSAGVPIAAGVLYPVFGILLSPIFAAAAMSLSSVSVIVNALRLRVTRLEG